The window CATAACAATACCAAGAAGCACTGTATGACTAATTGCATCCGCCATCATCGCCATTTTACGCAAAATCAACAGTACTCCCATAAGGCCACAGGAAATCCCAACAAGAGATGCAGTAAGTAATATCCATGCAGTATAGGTCATGATTTCCCCTCCCTTGCAATAGAAGTGTTTAGGGATAGTTGTTTGATCTCTTTCTTTTTATTGCGGAGCATCATATATTCGATAACCATTCCTTTTTTAATTCCAAAAAATAAAGAGATTAAGAAAATACACCCTGATGTAAGAACTATAAAAGGTCCAGTAGGCCATCCAGCACCTAGTGTGCTAATGGTTGTTCCGATAGCACCTGAAACACCGCCAAATATAGCCGATAACCACATCATCACCTTAAATGAATGTGTCCAATATCTTGCGCTTACAGCAGGAATAATTAGTAGGGCAGACATCAGGATAACTCCAACCGCCTGGATACCAATCACTATGGTTAAAACAAGAAGTATTAAGTAAAGCACATTCATTCCTTTAATTGAAAAGTTAAGCCCTTTCGCAAAATGAGGATCAAACAAAAATAATTTCCATTCTTTAAAGCCGGCAACAATCACTAAAATTATTGAGAAAGCAAGAATTAGCATCATGATTACATCTGATCCAATCATCGAAGCTGCCTGACCAAATATAAAACTATCGAGACCCGCCTGATTTCCACCACTACTTCGATTTACTAATGTAAGAAGAACCATTCCTCCACCAAAAAATACGGCTAGAATCATTCCCATTGCAGTATCTTCAGTAATTCGAGTAGCCGTTTTTATCGTCATGATGAATAATGCTCCAAGTAAGGCGCTAATACTTGCACCTATAATTAAGATAAAGAAATTCTTTTCATGGAATAAGAGAAAACCGATCATAACTCCAGGTAGAGCAGCATGTGATAGAGCATCACTCATTAAGCTTTGTTTTTTCCAATAGGCTAAACAACCAATCAATCCAGAGGCGATACCTAGAACGAGTGTGCTAAGGAAAACCCATTGAAAGTTACTAGACAGGAGAATTGACAAGGCCAATTCCCTCCTTCAGCCAACGAACAGTTCCACCATAGGCTTTTTCAATATTTTCTGTTGTGAATGTATTATGGACTTCACCATGTGCCACTACTGAACGGTTTAAAAATAACACTTGATCGAAATAGTCTTCTACTGTCTGAAGGTCATGGTGGACTACCAGAACTGTTTTCCCTTCGTTCTTTAACTCTCTTAAAATAGTCATAATCGCTCTTTCGGTCGCAGCATCTACACCAGCAAGTGGCTCATCCATAAAATATAAATCTGCTTCTTGGATTAACGCTCTTGCTAGAAAGACCCGTTGTTGTTGGCCTCCTGACAATTCACTGATTTGCCGATGCGCATAATCAGCCATTCCTACTTTTCTTAATGCATCCAGCGCTTTCTCTTTATGTTTTTTTTTCGGCCATTTTAACCAACCAATTTGCCCATACATTCCCATCATCACTACGTCCAATGCATCGGTAGGAAAATCCCAATCTACAGAACCACGCTGTGGAACATACCCTATTCTGGTTTTCATCTTTTTTAAAGTCGCATCAAAAAATGAAACATTTCCAGATAACTTAGGATGTAGATCCAGTAAAACTTTTATTAAGGTGGACTTCCCAGCACCGTTAGGACCTACAATACCCGTAAGCGAACCTTGCTTAACTGAAAACGACACGTCATTAAGAACTGTATTTTTTCGATAGGCGGCACTCAGTTTTTTCACTTCAAGGACATTCATCAGTTACCACCTCCTGATAACCCCTTATAAATCGTTTCAACATTGTGACGATACATCCCCAAATACGTCCCTTCTTCTGTACCTGCATCCCCCATAGCATCGGAGAATAGTTCACCACCAAGGTCGACTTTTAATCCATCCTTTGCAGCACCCTCGATTACTGCCTTGATCGAATTTTGATTTATACTGCTTTCCACAAATACTGATGGGACCTGCTTTTCAATTAACAGGTCAACAGTTGATTGGATATCTGATAAACCTACTTCATCTTCTGTACTTAGCCCCTGTAGACCGATAACCTCTATGTCATACATTCGACCAAAATATCCAAATGCATCATGTGCAGTTACTAATACACGTTGCTCATCAGAAATACTGGATAACTTCTCTGAAGCATCTGCCTTTAGTTCATCAATTTTAGCAAAATAATCTTGTTTGTTTTGTTCAAAATAACCGGCATCGTCAGGCGAATATTCTTTTAAAATTTCTGTTGCATTATTTAACGCATCCTTCCAAATGTCTAAATCAAACCAAATATGGGGATCGATTGCCCCTTCCTCATCTTCCAGTAATCGACTTTCGTCAATTGATTCTCCTAGAGCTAATGTTGTTTTTGTTTCTTCTAGTTTTGCGAATATATCAGTCATATTCCCTTCAAGATGAAGCCCGTTGTAAAAAATCACTTCTGCATTTTGTAAAGTAGTTATATCTCCTTGTGTTGCTTCATACAAATGGGGATCCACTCCAGGTCCCATCAAGCTCTGAACCTCTACACGTTCACCACCAATTAGTTGAATCGGTTCTCCAATCTGTGCGATTGTTGTTACAATTTGAATCCGTTCATTTGTTGAATTATTCGAATTCGTACCATTTTCTTCTGTTGATGAATTGCAGGCACTTAAAAATACTACACTCCCAATACCAAACAATAGCAACTGAATAAAAGTCTTTAGTTTACTCATTTCTTCTCCTCCTTGTATTAAGGAATAATTGTTGCCTTAGGGAAACTTTTGGCGTAAAAAAATTTAGAGTTTGTTTGTACAAGCATTTTCCCCATAGACAAAAACTTTCTTTAAGGAAACTTTATGTTAGGTCATACTATTTTGTCAATAGAGGATTTTCCAAAAAAAATCGTTTTGTAAAAATTAGTTCTCACTCAACCCCTCTAATAACTTGGAGTTACTCAAGTTTATTATTATTTTATTAGCTTTTAAAAAAAGTGGAAATTAGGTAATTTTACTTATTATAAAAATAATCAAATAAAAACACTGCTACATCCAAATTGGATGAGCAGCGTTTCAAAACATTAATATTAGATTTTAAATTTATTTACCAATTCTCGAAGATTTTCGGCCAGTTTAGATAAAGACGCAGCAGAATTTGTAACTTCCTCTGTTGCGGCAAGCTGCTCCTCTGTTACAGTAGCAATTTGTCCCGCATTATCTGAAGTTACTTTGGCTAATTGTGCTACCTCTTCAATGGAAGCATTTACTTGCTGAACACTTGCTGATAATTCTTCAGAGATAGCAGAAAGTTCTTGTGTTTGCAGAGTAGAATCCTGTATAGAATGCTTAATAACGTTAAACGTATTACCAGTTTCTTGGGCTAAATTCACACCATTAGTTACCTCTTGGTTAGCTTCATGCATCATCTGAGCAGCTTTTTGTGTCTCAGCTTGAATTTCTTTGATAATATCTGAAATTTGATTCGCTGAAGCACTAGCCTGTTCAGCAAGTTTACGCACTTCATCGGCTACAACGGCAAAGCCCTTTCCATGCTCGCCTGCACGAGCTGATTCAATTGCAGCATTCAAAGCAAGTAGATTCGTTTGATCTGCAATGTTGGTGATTGCCTCGATAATGTTCCCAATTTCATTGGATTTACTTTCTAATTCCTGTATCACATGATTCGTTTCTGAATTTGCTTGAGAAATTGTTTTCATTTGTTCAATAACATTCTGAATAGATTGATAACCCAATTCTGTTTGTTTGGTAGATTCTACTGACGACTCAGCTACACTTGAAGCATTGTCCGCAATTTTTGTTATTGCGATAGTAATTTCATCAATTGCTATTGCGCTTTCTTCTGTATTCTTCCCTTGAACTTCTACATTTTTGGCTACGTCCGTTATTGAAACAGCCACCTGATTTGTTGCTGCTGTTGTTTCTTCTGAGCTTGCCAAAAGCTCCTCTGCCGCATTAGAAAGTTGGTTGGAAGAGATCGTTACTTCGTTTATCATCGATTTTAAGTTTTGAGACATCAGATTAAAACTAATTGCTAAATCACTTAGTTCATCCCTCGTTTTATCTTCAATAACCGCTGTAAAATCGCCCTTTCCAGCTAATTGAAGAACCGTTGACATACGGTATAACCTGCTTTTTATTCTTCTAGTGAAGAATGAAACACCGATAATAGATAGTGCAATAATCACAAGCAACACAATAAGAAAATCTTTAAATACTTTTGAAGTAATGCTATCGATTATATCCTGAGGAGCTCCTACGTATAGAATACCAACAATTTCATCTTGCGCGTTTTTTAGTGGCATATAGGCTGCTTGATAAATAGTCCCTTGCACATTCGCTTCACCTAAATACTTCTCACCTTTCCCAATCACTACGTCCGAAACTTGTTGCGAAATTTGCGTTCCAACAATTCGTTCTCCATCCTTCATGACATTCGTTGCAACACGAGTATCCCCTTGAAAGATCGTCACTGTATCACCAGTGTCTTCTCCAATAGCATCTACTATTTCGGTATTATCATTAATTACGGTAGAGCCTTTATAGAGCTTATTATCTTTAATTTCCCAGTAACCAGGATATTTACTATCAATAAAGTTAGAAGAAAGCTTCAAATCACCATCTGCTTTTTGTATCGCAAATTGCTTAATACCTGCACTTACTTCATGATTTACTACAACACCAATAACTGTTGAAAGCAGAAGTATAATACCGATGACGATTATATTTATTTTAGCACCTAATTTGATCTTCATATGTTACATCCTTACCATCATTTTTATTATTTAAGAAAAATCTTAATATTTTTATGTTTGTATTACGCAGGCGATTGAAACGTCCAATAATTATTTAGTAGAAAATTAACAACTGGAATCACTAGAATGGTAACTAATTCTCCGATAAAATAATGGAAGTCAAATATATGAACAATGACAAACATTAGTAAAAAATTCAAGATAAATCCTATTGTTGACACGGTCATGAAACGTAATGCTTTCTGCTGAGTAATACTACTTCCAAACGTATACTTTACGTTTAGGAAAAAAGATACAATGGTCATGATGATAAAAGAAACCGCCGAACCCAACACAGGATCCATATGCAAACCTTCAATAAAAACAAAAACTGAAAGAAAATAGATTAACGTACTTATACAACCTACCAAACTATATCTCATAAACTTTACGAATACTTTACTTAATAGCATAGTTTCCCTCTCCGACTCATTTCTTTATAGTGACCACTCTATAAAAACCCTTTCCATTATTCAAAACGCAATTTACTCCCAATTACTTTCCTTACAACACCTTTACTTAAGAATGTTTTATGAGGAAGACTTTGGCGATTAATCAATACTATTAATTGCAGGAATATAATCGGTAAAAATGATTTTTTGTACGCTAGGTATTTGGGCTCCCAGTCTGTTGCAAATTTTCCTTTAAACTCTTTTAAACCTTTAAAATTGTACTTCTTATTCCCATAACGATAGACATAATGAATCAGCTTTTCACTAATAAATGAATGTTTGCAATTACCTACGTTGGCTAGCGGCGCCATTCCCAAACTACATTTCTGAAAGCCAGATTCTTTTGCCCATAAAATAATATTTGTAAACAACACATCCATTGTCCCATGAGGACTCTTCTTACAGTTTCTCATAAGGTCGATAGTTATTGTTTGTCTGTAATCTGTTGCTAAAGTGGCAAAAGCAATCACCTTTCCTTCTGTATTATGTAAAAGCGCAATCGGAAAGCGTGAAACATAATCCTCGCAAAAAGAAACTACCGAGAATCCCTTCTCAGTTTCACCACCGAGCCAACAATCTGAAATTTTCTTAATCTCGGAAATGAATTTAGAAGAATGTGGTGGTTCTACAACACAAAATGTAAATCCATTCCGCTTAAATTTATTTAATCTAGTTCGTAGCTTCGCAGTCCTTTTTCCCTCTAAAGTAAACTGATCGAGATTTATAAGCGCTTCTTCGCCTAGCTTCATAAATCGAAATCCAGCCTCATGATAGAGTTGCATATAGCGAGGATTCACTTGGTAATAAATAGGTTTTACCCTATTCACTTTACAGAACTCATTGAATTCTATAATGGCTGTGGGGAAAATAGATTCATCCCCAATTGGGTCGCCAAGTACTACATATTTATCGAAAATTTGTTTATACACAATCAACACATTCAAATCTTTCGTCCAAAACTGTTGTTTATCTTGTAAAAAAATTAGATGCGATACATGGTTACCCCCGTTTTTCTTTAAAAAAGGGATTAAATCATCATACTGAACGTGTACCTGATTTTCTGATAAACCTCTCTTTATACGGTTTTTTTGAGAGTTAGAAACGAGGTTTTTCATAGAAACCATGGGTATTTCCTCCTGTTAAAATTACAGCATTATCTTTGTTGATAATATCACATAGTAAGTACTGTTCATAGATAGCAAATAATAACTAATATTTTCTATTTGTCATAGGAGAAAGATTGGAAGAATTTAACCATAAAAAAACTAAAGTCCTAGTATAAACAATTGATTTTATTTCTCGATATATCATTAGAAGATGAATGTTATGAAAATCTATTAAATATCCGAACTAACAAAGGAGAATACAGCATGAAATGGATAAAAAATTTAAAACTTAATCAAAAGTTCACCTTACTTTTGATTGTTACTCTTCTGAGCCTTTTATTAATTGGTGGAATTAGCTTTATTCAATTGAACAAAATGGGAAGTAAATTGGAAGATATGTACGATAACAAATTGACACCGATTGAAACAGTTAGTGAATTGAAAAATAATTCACAGTATGTTCGCTTAGCCTTGATCGAATTAATGGTCAATACGGAAAGTGAACGTAATGAGGAACTTTTGACAGCGATTGATGATCGGATTACAGCAAATCGTGGTCTATTGAAATCCTACAACTCGGATGATTCAAAGGAGTTGGAGTTATTAGATCAAATAAGTGAATTATCTAAGGCATTCTCTGGGTATCAAACAGAAATTCTAGATTTAGCGAAAAATAACCAAAATACAGAAAGCTACGCATTATATGTTGCCAAAGTGGCTCCAATCTTAAATGAGATCGATGAAGTGTACACAGAAATTATTAAGCTAAATAGCGCGGAAGCCAAATCAGTTAATGAACAAAATGAAAAAGATATTCACACATCAACAATCATTTTAATTGCTGTCATTGCGATTGCATTAGCTTTATATGTGGGATTAAGTTGGATAATTGCTAATGTGATTTCAAAACCAACGCAAGAAATGGAACAATTGATGAAAAAAGCACAGCAAGGGGATCTGACTGTTCTGAGTACTTATGTATCGAAAGATGAAATGGGCTCACTTGCACATTCATTTAATCAAATGCTGACTCAATTAAAGAGCCTGATTATGAACGTTCGTGAATCGTCCGATCAAGTTGCAGCATCATCTGAGCAGTTAATCGCTAGTGCGGAAGAAACAAGTAATGCTTCCCAACATATCGCAGAAGCAAGTACTTATCTTGCTGCTGGTGCTGAAGATTCAGTAAAGCATACAGAGGAGATATCTATTTCTACGCAAGAAACAACAGCGAGTATAAATTACATTGCTAATTCTATTTCGCTAGTGTCAGAGCATTCTAATGCTACTACGGAAGAATCAGAACGAGGAAATATAGCCTTAAATAAAACAATTGAGCAAATGAAATCTATTAATAATACTGTCCTTGCTTCATCAAGTGTTATTAAAGATCTAGGTAGTCGCTCATCAGAAATTGAAAAAATAGTAGGTGTCATTTCTGGCATTTCTGAACAAACAAATTTATTAGCTTTAAATGCAGCAATTGAAGCAGCACGAGCAGGTGAGAATGGTAAAGGCTTCGCGGTTGTAGCCGAAGAGGTTAGAAAACTAGCGGAAGAATCAAGACGTTCTGCGGAGCAAATAACCCACCTCATTTTGGACATTCAAAACAATACAATGGAAGCTGTTGCTTCAATGGACAAATGTACATTAGAGGTAGAGACAGGGCTTCATTTAATCAATGAAACAGGAGAATCCTTCGGTAAAATTGTCCTTTCAGCAACAGATGTATCGAAAAAATCAGAAGAGGTTTCTGTTACTTCAGAGCAAATCGCAGCATCTGTTGAAGAAATGAGCCTCAAGATTCAAAATATTACTCAAAGTGCTGAGGTATCTTCTGCAAACTCTCAAACTGTGGCTGCAGGTGCTGAGGAACAGCTGGCGTCAATGGAAGAAATTACGGCTTCAGCTCATGCACTTGCCAAAATGGCTGAAGACCTACGCGGTGTTGTAAACACGTTTAAAATCTAGAGTTTTTTAAGTATCGCTTTTACCTCAATTGTTAGTATTCAATAAAACAAAACAAGTGGAGAAAAACGCATTGTTTCTCTCCACTTGTTTTTTGCGTACCAGGTACATAAACAATTCTGAATATTCTAATTTAAATCAAACTTTTATAATTTGAATCTTTTAACTGCTCCGTTTAGGTTCTCTGCCATTTGAGATAGGACATTTGCAGAGGATGTGATTTCTTCCATTGTAGCGGATTGCTCTTCTGAGGAAGCGGCGACATTTTGGATGTTCCCTGATGTTTGGGTAGAAATAGAACTTAAGTCGTTCATGGAGCTTGATATATGTTGTACACCTTTGTTCATTTCTGCAATCTCATGATTAATTTCTAGAATTTGATTGTTAACACTGTTAACCGATTCCAAGATATGACTGAAATCTGCACCAACGTGTTCAAACGAAGAAACACTGTCTTTCAATGTATCGGAGCCAGCAGCCATATATTTCACAGCATTGGTTGCTTCATCTTTGATCACTTCAATTTTGCTTCTAATATGGTTGGCCGCCTCTTTGGATTGGTCCGCCAATTTACGGACTTCTTCTGCAACAACTGCAAATCCTTTTCCATGTTCGCCAGCTCGTGCTGCCTCAATGGAAGCATTTAAAGCGAGCAAATTTGTTTGATCTGTTATTTCAGTGATGATAGTGACAATATCACTAATTTCTTTTGTATAATCACTTAATCGATTGACTACCTCTGAAGTTTCTTGAATCGTTTTGTATGTGATATGAACCTTTTCAACAGCCTCTTCAATTACTTTACTACCATTTTCTGCAATATTGGTTGTGTTTTGCGAATTATCGGTTACTAAACTTAAATTGTCAGTAATCTGTTGCATGCTACCTGAGATATTTGTTACGTTATCATTCATATTCTCAATATTCGTTACTTGATTTTCGACACCGCTTGAAACTTCTTGAATTGCACCAGTAATTTGATTGATCGATTGGCTTGTTTGTTCAGCACCCGCCATAAGTTCCTGGGATGTTGCTGCAACTTGCTCACCACTCTCAGAAATGGAAGCAATCAATTCATTTAGGTTTTGCACCATAGTTTGAATACCTTCAGCTAATTGAGCAATTTCATCTTTGCCTTTAACATGGAGCTCATTCACAGATAAGTCCCCATTCGCAACACGGCTTACATAATTACGTAATAAAAGTAGTGGATTAATAATCTTTTTGCTTACAAAAAAGGCTACAATCACACCTATTATGATAAATATTAGCGAAAGTATAATTGAAATCATTAGAATAGTCGAATATAGTTTTTGGATAAACGATGCATCAAGATCAATTCCTACCATCATCTCCGTCCCCTCAATCGGAGCGGAAATTGATTTATGAATCCCATATTCGTCTTCATAGATATCGCTAATTTCAGTTGTCCCTTTATTAAAAGTATTATTCATTTCCTTTGTTAAAGCATATTCCGTTCCATATAAGTCATCACCGTTAACACCGACGATATAACTTTTATCCCCTTTTTGTGTCAAAACATAAGCTAATTCAACAGACTCATATTTTTCTGCATAGTTATTAAGTGTGTTCAACAGCTCTTGATACTTTTCTTTGTCTCCATTATCCGCCTCTTCCACAACAGATGGGTCAATTTCTCTCTGGGCCTCCTGCACCAACAATTCTAGATTCTTTTCAAATTGATCTAAAACCTGGTTATTTACAATACTCTGTGAAAAGAAATATAAAATAGTACTGAAGGAAATAGAGATAATCGCAATTGGAACAATAAAACTTAATATATATTTCATCAGGATTGAATGCTTAAATTTAGATAAAAACTTCATTTGGTATTTCCTCCAGTTCCGTAATGGCATTTTCAATCGCATCGATAATGTGGTCTAAATGCTCTAACGTTGTATAAGGGGAAATCGAGAAAAACTTAGCCGCATAAATTGGATATCGTTCCTTCGAATCACTAACATCCACCAAGCACTGTTTCTTAGTATCGCCAAAGAAGACATCTTCACGATTTTTTCCTAAAATCTCAAATAATTGATTATTCAATTCGTTTGTCTTTTTAATCTCCTGAAGAGTTGTTTTTCCACTAATTTCAAGATTCCAGATTGGTTTACTTTCATACAATCTGAAAGTAGTGATTGGCCCAATAGCTTTGTCATTGGTAATTCCAATCCTAGGAATCTTCGATACTAATTTTTCTCTGAAAGCTAGATTTACACGAATATAGTTAGCTAGCAATTGTTGGTATCCTTCCACCCCAAAAGCTAATAATGACGCATAAATCGAAACAGCACTTCCCATTCTTGAGCACTCTAATGTATAGCCGGTATGATAGCTTCCGTATCCACGATTACCGACATATGGTGTGTCAAATTCTTCAAGGTCTAACAAGCCAAAATCCTGTCCATTTTTTACTAAATATAAACTTGCGTTATAAGGATTTTGTCCTAGTTTATGGAAGTCAAAACAACAGCTATCAGCTAAATAAATATGCTTCATTCTTTCATTGATTTTTTCTAAGCTTGTTAATACCTTTTCTTCAAATCGAAGTGGATTTTTTGCAAAATCATATTCACGGAAGAAACTATAGAAGCCACCCATTGCTGAATCTGCATGAATATGTATTGGTTTTAATCCGTACTTTTCTTCCATTTCTGTCGAGAGTTCTTTAATCGCTTTTACATCATCGATTCCAAAACTGTCTGTTACACCTGTTGTTGCAACAATATAAACCGGAATACCACCTTTTTGAATGACCTCTTCCAATTTATATCTTAAGTCAGATAAGTCCATTGAATGATCTGATCCAGCTTTAACGGTGATTAAATGTTTGCTGCCGATACCAGTTGCTTCTACAGATTTTAATAAGCTGTAATGGGCATTTTCAGAAGCAAAGCAATATAGATTATTTGGAATACCTTCTTCATTTGAATTTGGAAATTGCTTCACAATGGCAAGACGCAGTCCATTAAAGACAGCCCCTTGACCACCCCAAGTTGTATAACCCCAGCTTTTTTTAAAGTCATATCCAACTAGCTTTGACATCATAGAAATAACTCGAACCTCAGCTTCGGTAGCAGCTGGTCCATAAACATCCCATAAACTGTTTGAGTTCAATAACGATGTTGTTAACTGACCGATAATTCCAGCCATGCTTGCTACTGGGATCGAGTTGGTTACATAATTTCTAGTTTGATAAGGACTTCCTTCTGAAAGGCTTATTAACTCTTGCACTACCTTGTCCATCCCAATACCTGATTGAGGTGTATATGTATTTTCAATAATGTCTTTATAAAAATCGTTATTCTTATCTTGAATATTACCTAATGTGGATTTGTTCGGATCTTTTAGATGATCGATATTCTCTATTAAATTTTTAATATAATTTAAGAATGCTTCTTGTTGCAGCTTATTTCCATCCTCACTCGGAAATAGTTGCTGTACACTTTTAAAATCCATTATTATTCCTCCAATAGCCAAAGATTTTCTAAAATTTTCCTTTATCAACCTAGGAATATCTCGAATACGGAAATTTACCTATAAAAAAATCCCTAAATAGGGATGCAAAATGTTAAAAAGGATGCGATAAATTGCAACCCAGACAATAAATTCGTAGCTTTGCGTCCCCATTTTTCAAT is drawn from Lysinibacillus sp. SGAir0095 and contains these coding sequences:
- a CDS encoding phosphatidylglycerol lysyltransferase domain-containing protein gives rise to the protein MVSMKNLVSNSQKNRIKRGLSENQVHVQYDDLIPFLKKNGGNHVSHLIFLQDKQQFWTKDLNVLIVYKQIFDKYVVLGDPIGDESIFPTAIIEFNEFCKVNRVKPIYYQVNPRYMQLYHEAGFRFMKLGEEALINLDQFTLEGKRTAKLRTRLNKFKRNGFTFCVVEPPHSSKFISEIKKISDCWLGGETEKGFSVVSFCEDYVSRFPIALLHNTEGKVIAFATLATDYRQTITIDLMRNCKKSPHGTMDVLFTNIILWAKESGFQKCSLGMAPLANVGNCKHSFISEKLIHYVYRYGNKKYNFKGLKEFKGKFATDWEPKYLAYKKSFLPIIFLQLIVLINRQSLPHKTFLSKGVVRKVIGSKLRFE
- a CDS encoding GtrA family protein, with the protein product MLLSKVFVKFMRYSLVGCISTLIYFLSVFVFIEGLHMDPVLGSAVSFIIMTIVSFFLNVKYTFGSSITQQKALRFMTVSTIGFILNFLLMFVIVHIFDFHYFIGELVTILVIPVVNFLLNNYWTFQSPA
- a CDS encoding methyl-accepting chemotaxis protein, whose product is MKFLSKFKHSILMKYILSFIVPIAIISISFSTILYFFSQSIVNNQVLDQFEKNLELLVQEAQREIDPSVVEEADNGDKEKYQELLNTLNNYAEKYESVELAYVLTQKGDKSYIVGVNGDDLYGTEYALTKEMNNTFNKGTTEISDIYEDEYGIHKSISAPIEGTEMMVGIDLDASFIQKLYSTILMISIILSLIFIIIGVIVAFFVSKKIINPLLLLRNYVSRVANGDLSVNELHVKGKDEIAQLAEGIQTMVQNLNELIASISESGEQVAATSQELMAGAEQTSQSINQITGAIQEVSSGVENQVTNIENMNDNVTNISGSMQQITDNLSLVTDNSQNTTNIAENGSKVIEEAVEKVHITYKTIQETSEVVNRLSDYTKEISDIVTIITEITDQTNLLALNASIEAARAGEHGKGFAVVAEEVRKLADQSKEAANHIRSKIEVIKDEATNAVKYMAAGSDTLKDSVSSFEHVGADFSHILESVNSVNNQILEINHEIAEMNKGVQHISSSMNDLSSISTQTSGNIQNVAASSEEQSATMEEITSSANVLSQMAENLNGAVKRFKL
- a CDS encoding metal ABC transporter ATP-binding protein, with the translated sequence MNVLEVKKLSAAYRKNTVLNDVSFSVKQGSLTGIVGPNGAGKSTLIKVLLDLHPKLSGNVSFFDATLKKMKTRIGYVPQRGSVDWDFPTDALDVVMMGMYGQIGWLKWPKKKHKEKALDALRKVGMADYAHRQISELSGGQQQRVFLARALIQEADLYFMDEPLAGVDAATERAIMTILRELKNEGKTVLVVHHDLQTVEDYFDQVLFLNRSVVAHGEVHNTFTTENIEKAYGGTVRWLKEGIGLVNSPV
- a CDS encoding metal ABC transporter solute-binding protein, Zn/Mn family; translated protein: MSKLKTFIQLLLFGIGSVVFLSACNSSTEENGTNSNNSTNERIQIVTTIAQIGEPIQLIGGERVEVQSLMGPGVDPHLYEATQGDITTLQNAEVIFYNGLHLEGNMTDIFAKLEETKTTLALGESIDESRLLEDEEGAIDPHIWFDLDIWKDALNNATEILKEYSPDDAGYFEQNKQDYFAKIDELKADASEKLSSISDEQRVLVTAHDAFGYFGRMYDIEVIGLQGLSTEDEVGLSDIQSTVDLLIEKQVPSVFVESSINQNSIKAVIEGAAKDGLKVDLGGELFSDAMGDAGTEEGTYLGMYRHNVETIYKGLSGGGN
- a CDS encoding methyl-accepting chemotaxis protein; its protein translation is MKIKLGAKINIIVIGIILLLSTVIGVVVNHEVSAGIKQFAIQKADGDLKLSSNFIDSKYPGYWEIKDNKLYKGSTVINDNTEIVDAIGEDTGDTVTIFQGDTRVATNVMKDGERIVGTQISQQVSDVVIGKGEKYLGEANVQGTIYQAAYMPLKNAQDEIVGILYVGAPQDIIDSITSKVFKDFLIVLLVIIALSIIGVSFFTRRIKSRLYRMSTVLQLAGKGDFTAVIEDKTRDELSDLAISFNLMSQNLKSMINEVTISSNQLSNAAEELLASSEETTAATNQVAVSITDVAKNVEVQGKNTEESAIAIDEITIAITKIADNASSVAESSVESTKQTELGYQSIQNVIEQMKTISQANSETNHVIQELESKSNEIGNIIEAITNIADQTNLLALNAAIESARAGEHGKGFAVVADEVRKLAEQASASANQISDIIKEIQAETQKAAQMMHEANQEVTNGVNLAQETGNTFNVIKHSIQDSTLQTQELSAISEELSASVQQVNASIEEVAQLAKVTSDNAGQIATVTEEQLAATEEVTNSAASLSKLAENLRELVNKFKI
- a CDS encoding methyl-accepting chemotaxis protein, which encodes MKWIKNLKLNQKFTLLLIVTLLSLLLIGGISFIQLNKMGSKLEDMYDNKLTPIETVSELKNNSQYVRLALIELMVNTESERNEELLTAIDDRITANRGLLKSYNSDDSKELELLDQISELSKAFSGYQTEILDLAKNNQNTESYALYVAKVAPILNEIDEVYTEIIKLNSAEAKSVNEQNEKDIHTSTIILIAVIAIALALYVGLSWIIANVISKPTQEMEQLMKKAQQGDLTVLSTYVSKDEMGSLAHSFNQMLTQLKSLIMNVRESSDQVAASSEQLIASAEETSNASQHIAEASTYLAAGAEDSVKHTEEISISTQETTASINYIANSISLVSEHSNATTEESERGNIALNKTIEQMKSINNTVLASSSVIKDLGSRSSEIEKIVGVISGISEQTNLLALNAAIEAARAGENGKGFAVVAEEVRKLAEESRRSAEQITHLILDIQNNTMEAVASMDKCTLEVETGLHLINETGESFGKIVLSATDVSKKSEEVSVTSEQIAASVEEMSLKIQNITQSAEVSSANSQTVAAGAEEQLASMEEITASAHALAKMAEDLRGVVNTFKI
- a CDS encoding metal ABC transporter permease, with protein sequence MSILLSSNFQWVFLSTLVLGIASGLIGCLAYWKKQSLMSDALSHAALPGVMIGFLLFHEKNFFILIIGASISALLGALFIMTIKTATRITEDTAMGMILAVFFGGGMVLLTLVNRSSGGNQAGLDSFIFGQAASMIGSDVIMMLILAFSIILVIVAGFKEWKLFLFDPHFAKGLNFSIKGMNVLYLILLVLTIVIGIQAVGVILMSALLIIPAVSARYWTHSFKVMMWLSAIFGGVSGAIGTTISTLGAGWPTGPFIVLTSGCIFLISLFFGIKKGMVIEYMMLRNKKKEIKQLSLNTSIAREGKS